AGGGAGGCAATGTTCTTTTTATTGCTCTTTATTTCTGTGCTGTCTAAATGTCAGGATCACTAGGAAAGATGATTCTAGCCTCTTCATCCTCGCATTTCCAGATGGAGGCCTCTCTAGGGTAGGGAGCTATGATGGGAAATAGGAGCCTCTCATTGGGTGGAAATGGTAGTCACTGTGAAAACTGCTTCTCTAAACACAGGTCTAGCCTGACTCTCAGTaatccccccccccccccccacaaagTGAAAGGCATGGCCCCAGGGACTTCTTCTTTGTTTGACTTCTTCTGCTCTCATTTGCTTGGCTTGGACTCATTTTGTGGGCTATAGGGCTGCTGCTGGGTTTGAGATCCCTTGTCCTGAGTTTGTGGTGAGTTGGGCTCAGACTCCATGTTAAGGGGTGAGACTTCAGGCTTGGTCTCCaaaccacagcacctggcctgaatGCAGCATGGGGGTTTTGGCTGGCAGCAGTGATTGTGTTTTGGTGGGCAGCATTGACTGCCTTTTGGCTGGCAGCACT
This portion of the Pongo abelii isolate AG06213 chromosome 1, NHGRI_mPonAbe1-v2.0_pri, whole genome shotgun sequence genome encodes:
- the SMCP gene encoding sperm mitochondrial-associated cysteine-rich protein, yielding MCDQPKHSQCCPAKGNQCCPPKQNQCCQPKGNQCCPPKQNQCCQPKGSQCCPPKHNHCCQPKPPCCIQARCCGLETKPEVSPLNMESEPNSPQTQDKGSQTQQQPYSPQNESKPSK